DNA sequence from the Sceloporus undulatus isolate JIND9_A2432 ecotype Alabama chromosome 4, SceUnd_v1.1, whole genome shotgun sequence genome:
AGCAAGATACTGTTGGATAGTACTATAAGAATGAGGAAGTGGACTCTTTCAGGATCAGACAAAAGCTTCATCCAGTTTGTCAGGAGAGAGGAAATTCACAAGGATACAGTAGAGCAAGTAATACCAACTGTAGacctccagattttttttggcTCATCAGCTCCTGCaaatatagccaatggtgagggatgatgggagctgacatccaaaatccCCTGGACAGCATAGTTGCTCACTCCTGTAGAGAGAGGGTAATGTTTTGACTCTGGTATGTGGTTATGAACAGCTATGCTGTTAGGTAtatgctgtccccccccccttttttttaaatagtgttgCCAGAAGTAACACATTTGATTCCTATGTATCTGTCCAATAATCCTTTTTAAACTATCTCTGTGAgatagttatttttttattttatttaagaaattTATAAAGTtacaaacagtacaattaaacaaaaaagaaatatatgataTATAAACAATATCAAAAatctaaagaaaagaagaagaaagatgaaaaaagaaagagaaaaaagaaaaaatagagttGTGagatagttatttttttaaattctggcaATGAGTTCCACAGGTGAATTAAGTTTGGTGTGAAGGAGTCTTAATTTTTCTTGGGAACTTGTGGTTATCAAAGTGCTGATGAACTCCTGCTTCTATCATCCCCTACCTTTTCCCACACTGGCAAAAACTGATAGGAGTTTGAAGTCCAATaacagctggaggaccacagATTGATCTCATCCTGTTCTTGTACTAGCTAATTTGTAGGAAGATGTAGTTTCATGAAGGAAGAAATAAGGGGAATCTTGCAACTGTCAACTTTTCTCTGTATGTTTAATGGCAGGCAGTGTATGTTTAATCCAGGACCTCATTAATATATGATCTTATGCACACTTATTTGGGAATAAAGCCCATGGAGCTCTGCTTGGCTTCTGTAAGAACATGCATGAGGCTAGGCTGGAAGACAGAACAGAACCTCCTaccattcaaaaaggaaaaacatgtctctctgtgtgttatgttgtgtgccttcaagtcatttctgacttatggcaactgtaaggctaCCCtaaagccagggttcaaatcactactctggcatggaaacccattgggtgacctcagacaagtcacactctctcagcctcagaggacggcaaacctcctctgaacaaatcttgccaagaaaaacccatgataggtttgctttaggattgtcatgagttggaaacaaccagaaggcacacaataatatcaaaatcaaaaaaacaaaaaggtaataacctctgggaaaagaaaacaattatggTTCCAGTAGCAATAAGTCTTCTGGAAGCAATTCCAAATGAACTGGGAGAATTTCTGAATGAGATTGCCATAGACAGGCTCACCATAGGACAATTATAAAAGGTATCAGGGCTTGGAACACGCCCCATTATACAGAGATTCTTGGACAGAACATAAGTCACTGGAAAGTCtcaactccatgcatctgaggaaataggcacaagtccatgaaagctcatgccacctactcctctctttcatttagtttcaaaggtgctacaagatcccttggcatactgattttccaggcccacacagctatgtctttgaattctgcactCAGTGATACCTGGtatcaatttgtatgcagaaaacatcatacaaagagcaggtttagactcagaagaagtaGTAAAGATAGgcagaaggaacatcaacaatctactATGTGCAGGTGACAATATACTACTGACAGataacatcatggacttggaacaattactaagggaagatcaatgaagaaagtgcaaagacaggcttgttgctggtctttaaaaaaacaaaaataacaaccacagaGGATCAacataaatttaacctagacagtgaggaatctgaaatggttaaagagttcctgtaccttagAATcgaacattgatcagaaaggagacggaagtcaagaaacaagaagactaggaatgggaagggcaaccatgaaagaactagaaaagatcctaaagtgtaaagatatatacaacagagcactaaagtcagaatggtTCAGGTTATTGGATTTCCTATTACCAtaggagctggacagtgaagaaagcggataagaagaaaatcaagccgagaagcagtgctggagaagaatgcttaggaaaccatggacagccaagaagataaacaaatgggtcatagaacagatcaagcctgaaatttccctggaaaccaagattatTAGACTCAGGCTGTcctagtttggccacatcatgagaaggcatgatgcattagaaaagacaataatgctaggaaaggtagaaggtagcagaaaaaagcaagactgcatgccaaatggatagactcaaccagagatatcatgggcctgaatttccAGGACCTAGTagaagacagagggtcttggagaaaTCTcatccataggtttgccataagtggAGGAGAGCAGctggcagcaacaacaacaacaccttgtaGTCCGCAAAACTGTGACATAACACTGTCTTTTGGATGGGTGCGTTTCTCATTGCCCTCCCAGTCTTAATGTTGAATTCCTCAGtgaaagcagggtgaccagatgtcctcaccgccaaggagaacaaggcaccacaaaatataggTCCATtgaggaaaaatgtagggcatgaccaaagaaaagctcaagaacactcctataaataaatgtcaatgaatgcttctgagtcatgctccaaatggaggacagtgCCATGGCCTGTTCAAAGTGGGGTCGAACTGagttatttctacactgtagaccATTGATTCAGCCATAATGGGGCTGAagtcccaaataataataataataataataataataataataataggttttatttgtatctcacctcTCCACAGAAGGCtctaggtgggttacaataaaaatactTAATTAAAATACATGctgtatatactggactataagtcaatctcatgtataagttgaggggaAAGTTTAGGGGCCAGAATTACGGAGAAGTTGAGGGGAAATCTTAGCAGTATGTGAccaaggatttaaaggatgaagcaaaggaaaaggatgttaaagatctttaaaaatgttGACAGGCATAAccatttgtgctcaccctaaaggctgggcGGATGAAATACTGGGTTTCCCCACAAATAAGAGACTGTCTTATACAACACTATGAAGTAGATGTTAAAATGAATTAAAGTAGACAGgattggaaggccagagtttgggggtGAGGGATGGAGGGGTCCAGGGCCAGCCTTGCGCCCCCTGCTGCCTGGATCTGCCTTTGCCCTGGGGAtgctggcttctctctctctttccctccttcttcctttcttccttctgctctGGGCCAGGGCTTTGTTTTCCTGCCGGcggcgtctctctctctctcgatctggGCTTCCTTTCCAGAGGCTGCCCTTATCTCGCCCCGCACGTTGCCTAAGAACACAATGGCAGGGGCTCCGCAGGAGAGGAGGCTATAAAAGAGGCGGCCCAGGAGGCAGCCAGCCAGATGCTCCAGAGAagagcccagcagcagcagcactagcagcctctcctctcctctccaatcctcctcttccctgctgccTAGCGCCTTGCCAAGCCCTCTCCAGCCTCAACCACTGCAAAAGGGATCTCCTCCTCTCACCTGGAACCTGGCGATGGATTGCCTGCCATGGACCATCCTCGCCCTCCTCCTGGTCCTCCTGAGCATCCCCCAGGCAGgtaagagcagcagcagccagaagaaggagaaggagacctttcccttctgcttcttctgcttctttttaagAGTCTTGGGTCCTGGGTTTGAGTGATTGTGATGATGCTGATGCTTTCCTGGCAAGGTTCATTCATTCCGAGGGTggctttgcccttgccatcctctgaggctggagcgctggactgggactctggagtcCTGGGTTCAGATCCTGgcgcagccatggaaacccactttgggcgagtcacactttctcagcctccgaggatggcaaactctctctgtagaaactggccaagaaaactccgtgaGAGCGTCGCTGGAAGTccgaagcgacttgaaggcaccatcatcatcatcaccatctatcatcatcattattctgTATTACGGATGCTAAAGCAGGCACCCTTGGAAAGATAAAGacggtgatggtgatggtgaggatagtagcaatagcaagtgcatttctatacctggctccatgctctggaatttggggatttgtagcttggaGAGCCATGTAGCCTCCTCCGTGAGGGAGCCCTGGCGCCACAGCAGGCTCAAAGTTCCCAGGATTAAATAGCctggagccacggcagttcaagcggtgtcaaactgcgttgaTCCttcagtgtggacgcagccctaCATTTCTTTGCGCTTTGTCAGCCCTAAACCGAAGGGAAGCTATACCTGAGAAAATGCTCCAAGGGAGGAAATAGCTCAATTTCTTCTCATCTGGCATGAAGGGATTGGCTGGGGGGTCCTCCATTTcccggacatgtcctccatttccaccttctctccagaAGGAACGTCAGAacctcctccatttggagcatggatttatatttctgtgagtggtttcgtttttgtttttagtttttcttgggtcatgtcctacattttttcccttgaatgtcctccattttccagtgctttgtcctcctttctgTGTAACACGTAGCTGGGGGAACTTTGGGAGATGCTCTCCAGAGGCCCTGtagaactacacatcccaggattccataggacgggagcacttaaagtggggctCTTGAAGTGGCAACACACTGTTTCTTCATGGTTGCAGACACAacgcagtttgacaatgctttcgctgccataggatttgtagtttggtgaactaGTTAGCTGtctgtccaagagctctggtgccacaacaaactacagatcccaggattccatagcatcgagccatgacagttaaagtggtgtcaaaatccattatttctacaatgcagatttAGACTTGGAAGAGGCTCCACTTATACTGtaaaaatcatccagtttgacaccactttgagcaccatcttacagaattctgggatttgtagtttggttaggccccagccatcttgggcggagatggctaaagaccttgtaaaactacagatcccagggtccCATAAGATTGGGGCAACCAGATATCCACCATTCTGCCTTGGAGGAATTCCAaagaggtcctccatttggagcatcacttaagaagcatgaatgtataattctatatgagtgcttttagctgttattttgtaaagtcctacatttcccccccccgaattccccccccccccttttgccctgccttgtcctcctttggagttaggacctctggtcactctgcaGAAAAGGGACCTACAGCCCTTAAAAGTGATGTCAGGCTGCTTTCTTCgtagcagtgtagatgcacccaagagGCCTCAGCCTCAACCAAAGTCTTGGCTGAGGCTGAGGCAGCCTGGGGTTCCTTTCCAAATCTCCTGCCTTTTACCCActctttatcacactagggttgatttcggcattaaagagaaattaaagcacatttaaagcattccTCAAATGAAGTGGCAATGGCGAGTAGTtctgtgaatgattatcacaacctgttgcacaaataaagtaatatcagaagtgcattgttgctgaaatcctgaaagtaaaaagatgtgcgttaatgcttctttgtgaccactttaatggtgggttttgtgcaacatcgcATGAAATTGGTATGCGTCATTATGTGATTTTTCATGCCTCCATCCTTTGTGCGCTCACTCACcgctttcttccctctttctttctattGCATCTTCTTCTTCCCAGGTGGCGCAGAGCTGAGCCTTTTTGGGAGCACAGAGAAGCCACCGTCCGATGCTCTATCCTTGCCTTTGCGCCGGACCAAGCGTTGTTCCTGCTCCACCCTTTTGGATAAGGAGTGTGTCTATTTCTGCCACCTGGACATCATCTGGATTAACACCCCTGAGTgagtcctccccctcctctgcctTAAGCCCTTAATGGAGTCGCTATCTTGCAGAGCTTGCAGCATCAGTAGCCTCCTGCCAGGCAGTACTGACTTCATCCACAATGAAGAAATAGTCcagttagcttccaagatcagacagagtCTCttagcagtgattctcaaactttggtcctccagatgttttggactacaattcccagaagccccaggcagcttggccaacagtcaagaattgtgggagctgaaacctaagaaacatctggaggaccaaagtttgggaatcgctggtaCTAGTGCCTTTAGCATGTCTTAAGCTGCATcatcactgcagaattaatgcaatctgacatgcctttaactgccctggctccatgccatAGGATTTTgggggttttgtagtttggctTAGGGCACTGAGCTCTAGTTTGGCAGACTGGCAATTCTGGGCAGTGTGCCCTTCCTAGGAATGAAAAGACAGGAGTCtcgggggttattcagatgggtTTTTTTCAGTGCGACtatccaaataatctcactcacccATTCCAGTTTTGATATTCACACTATTTATTTTAATCGGAACCACATCTCTCTAAGTTCTGTTGCCCACAcgtgtcagcactgcaaataaagatggagctgCTGATGCGGATGTATTctaaacacattcaaggcatagAGAGTTTTATTGCAGTTTATCCTGGCTCTATTCACACTGGTTATTCacacaatgtgaatcttttacaAAAACCTAGGGAAACCACCCCCAAGATCAggttaatctcccccccccccccccccaaaatgggtgcattcaaaatgcatgtgaacaacaaagattcaacccacattctactagAATTATTTTGATCATCTGCATAACCCTTTAGGTGGCAGGGAGAAGTGTGGAAGTTTGGGGCACCTGGGCCTTTCCACCTCAAAAAGTTCTTAACTGTTAGACATGCTAGGTTGTGACCAAAGATGTGATAGAGAGGCTAGTAAAGGGGTTCCATATTATTGAAATACAGACCAAAGAAAAGGCAGCCAGACTCTCCCCTGCTCCTTTCTGCATCAAGGAATGAAGGGACCCAAGTTCTGGTCTGCCAGGAGAAATAGCAGGAAATCTCTCCATTAATTTACAggccagcattttaaaataaagttggaGATTTATCATCTTTTGTCTAAGTCTTCTCAGTCAGTCAGAGATACATCCCATGGCAGTACCACTTGAGGCGATTCCCTCTCCATAGATAAAATTAATTGTACCAGGCCTCTTCTCCATTGCCTCAGAAATGGAAGAGGCAATAAACTCCCTGGTGAAGGACCCAAACAGTGCCAGTACTTAATTTCTAAGGAGATTGACTAGGTTTGGCCCAATATATATCCCTTATTCCTCCCTTATCTACCTGATGCTAGCAAGCAGAGGGACCTCAAAGAGCTGCAAAGGGGAGATCTAAGTGTACCTGAGATTTGGCATCACCTTAGCACTATGCCCTTTGAATCTGGTGGTCTTAGCTCTATgcactcaaaaaataaaataaaacctaaacAACCCTGACGATGCAATAAAAGTTGACATCAAGGCCGTGCTGTCGGAAAGAATCACTACCAGTGGAATGCCATTGGATTTGGGTGTAAATCTCCTAGGGTTTACTGCCACGGAAGCATATCCCTTAAGCATTGTGGCTGTAATCCCTGAAACCGATAGGATTTGTGGCAGCCATAAGTATTCAAAGTTGGGGCCCCGGCATATTACTAGGAGAAAAGGCTTCTtcgtaaaaaaataaaaaaataaaaaaagatatggAGGGTTGTAATCGATTTCTAAAAAGAGCGTAAAAGTCCCATTAACTTCAATTTAAGGATTCATTCAAAGTACACTCAGTACAGTAACTTGGAGACATACTTAACTATTGCAGACTTGTACTAACCTGGCCTTAAAGTAATTTTAAATGCTTCTGGGCATCCGCATATAGGGTTGTCTAACACAGTCATTTTAAAGCCAGTTCAACTGTTTGTTTTGGGCAGTGGGTATGTCTATAATCTTACTTTAATTCATCCATAAACCAACTAGTTTACAGAAgtgttgtaattttaatggattctTTTAAGACAAAATCTGGCCACATTCTTTCTTTGGACTCCCAACTAGCTTAAAACAGTAATGTGAAGAAGGGTCTGTGGTTAACCATCTTGCTTTACAGATGAGCAAAGAAAATCTTAGATCAGGGTAGGAAACATACAATACTcgagatgttgctggactgcatgtCTTAGCAACTCCAGCCAGCAAgcgcaatggtgaggaatgctgggagctgcagtccagtatTATCTGGAAGGATACATAATTCTTATGCTTAGCACTAAACCATTTGaagtaattgtgtgtgtgcaATTCAAAGCATTCTGATAAGTGTACTGaaatacatacacattttaaaagttatctAGCACTAGCATATACGTAGTGTTTTAATAACCATTTTAATACATAGTTGGGATTGGGTTTCTTTGCTAAATAGACAGGAGCAATGAAAACCTTCTAGTATTTATTTAGGACAGACTTTGGTGGATGCTGTTGAGTATGAGGTCTACATATCAAAATATCTCATGTTTATGTAGATGCAAACCTGTGTCTGAGATTACACTTCCTGACAAGTGTAAAGTTACTAGTTATTAGTTAAGAAAACTGAGTAAATATGTTATCAGCCTGAGCAGTTTTATTCTTGCAAAATAAATTAGAACCCTAGAGTTCCTGCAAATGAAATTaatgttttctttcctcttcttcataACAGGCAGACTGTGCCATATGGGTTGGGAAGTGCTTCTCGAACTAGACGCTCACTGGAAGATTTACCTCTTCGAAGCCTTCAGGGGTCTCCGAACAGATGCCAATGTGCTAACCTGAAAGACAAGAAGTGTACCAACTTCTGCCAGGCTAGAAAAGAACACTGGTATGTACTAATGACACCAGATCctatcttatcttggaagctaaaatgaATTCCAGGTgtaagccacctctgagtattccttgcctaagaaagccttatgaaattcatggggtggtcataagtcaacaggcaacttaaaggcatgtgcacacacagctGCACTGTTTTGTCCTCTTTTGCCTGTGCTGTCAGGAACTAAGTAATAGATTGCAGTGTACTTATTCAGCCGCATAAGTATTACTGAAAAGGTTCTGAGCAGAGTTTGGGAACCCATCCTGGTGGGAATCTGTGATTTGTTGTCTAAAGATAACATTTCCATCCTCTAAACCTGATCCACAATGACCTGAAGAGGTGCTGATGCTACTACTAAAATTAAGAAAGTTAGATGTGTGTATCTGAGTTTTCAGAAAGCTTAATATTTAGCTACAAAATCAGAGCAGTTTAGTGGATAGTTTATTAACTTTACACAAGGATTCAAATCTTTGTTCAGCCTAAACTACCTGCCAGGTGGTTGTGGTAGTGCATAAgtttggaggaagggaaggatctagatataattaataaatacaagAAAGTTGTACAGTCTGTGTATGGAATGTAAATTTTCTCATAGCTgtgcttcatttttttcttcccgaCACATAACAGGATACAGTCCACTATAGAGAAAGGATGGAGACAACTTCCTAAAGATGGAGACTGCAAAGGGTTTGGGTGTGCATTCAGGCAACTAACCAACAGCAAGAAAATGAGAAGGTGAGTTGGTCCTTTTCATCCATTGATTGAAAAAAATATCTTTGCAATTGATTGCAAGACACATTCCAAAGAGACATTGGAAATGTAATATGGGGTGTAGGGTAAGATGACTGCTTCACATGCCAGATACCAAGGGCAGGGACTGGTGGTGAGATGCTATTATCCAGCACACTCTGCACCTTACAGCCTGGAATAGAAATCATattgctctccagatattgttggactgcaatgcccagtaACCGTAGCCAAAATAGCCAatagagaagaatgctgggaactgaagtctaaaagcAACTGGAGGGCAAAATGCTAGCTACCCTGTCTTAAGCTATACCAGTGCCCTTGGCTGTGGTGGAGGACACAGCACTGCCACTAAGTCTTGAATTAAGGCTAAGCAATCTCAGTCCAGTTCGCTTCATGACTCCGTGAGTCGTAAAATGCCATGGACCAGTTCTCAGTTAAAGCAAGATGGATCCTTCACATCATATCCATAAAGCTTTTTCTAGCTTCTACCTTCAAAACACATCACAGATCCATGGTACAAACAGCTTTTGACACAAACACTAACTTGGTTCCATTTCTCAAAAATGCACGCACAAGGCATTAGGAATTGTTATACAGTATCTAAGAAACAGGATCTGAACACCTGTATAGAGAAGCGGCTTTTTGGCTGTTTTGACAAATAGTATTTTACTCACATGCAGGATCCAATACTAAGCATAAGCTTTTCTACAGATAACAGAGGGTATTGCAACTTTCCCTGCAGGATTTGATAGTTTACTTGTGTGCATCACGTGAGAGATGTAGTTCACCTTACTATCATTT
Encoded proteins:
- the EDN1 gene encoding endothelin-1, which translates into the protein MDCLPWTILALLLVLLSIPQAGGAELSLFGSTEKPPSDALSLPLRRTKRCSCSTLLDKECVYFCHLDIIWINTPEQTVPYGLGSASRTRRSLEDLPLRSLQGSPNRCQCANLKDKKCTNFCQARKEHWIQSTIEKGWRQLPKDGDCKGFGCAFRQLTNSKKMRRLDTISNSIKASFSIAKLKSRLHKPKQLKHNRTYKKQNVWESLKTTS